In one Apostichopus japonicus isolate 1M-3 chromosome 18, ASM3797524v1, whole genome shotgun sequence genomic region, the following are encoded:
- the LOC139958457 gene encoding uncharacterized protein isoform X2 — protein MRTKQAFLLNRESFVLRKMKSLSIPAQMNHSLIPLRILPVYMYKICSLDFRTNSSYKVMAECWQESPQHRPNFSEIEYALEVILSHRAEISINRQQPSGNPDEAPYLPMVESDASNMIRRDSSLADKINLYDVLGTSADSAFHDLSSTSADSFTTDYQFAGDGVRIEPIIEEEEGPRERRFSISSYQSNPDFVGNGSASSIVSEINSDVSSGDGVRIEPIIEEEEGPRERRFSISSYQSNPDFVGNGSASLIVSEINSDVSSGESGIEIREGSA, from the exons ATGCGAACGAAACAGGCTTTTTTACTGAACCGAGAATCTTTTGTCTTGAGAAAGATGAAATCCTTGTCGATTCCTGCACAGATGAACCATTCTTTGATACCATTACG AATTCTACCAGTCTATATGTACAAGATCTGCTCTTTGGATTTCCGTACAAATTCGAG CTATAAAGTAATGGCCGAATGTTGGCAGGAATCGCCCCAACACAGACCAAACTTTTCTGAGATTGAATACGCGTTAGAAGTCATCCTTAGTCACCGAGCGGAAATAAGTATAAATCGGCAGCAACCATCAGGCAATCCAGACGAGGCTCCTTACTTACCAATGGTGGAAAGTGATGCCTCTAATATGATTCGAAGGGACTCTTCACTGGCTGATAAAATCAATTTG TACGACGTACTTGGTACAAGTGCAGACAGCGCGTTCCACGATTTGAGCAGTACGTCTGCGGATTCCTTCACGACGGATTATCAGTTCGCTGGAGACGGTGTAAGAATCGAACCAATCATTGAAGAGGAAGAGGGACCACGTGAGCGACGGTTCTCCATCAGTTCTTACCAATCAAATCCTGATTTCGTTGGAAATGGATCCGCCTCATCAATTGTGTCTGAAATAAACTCGGACGTATCCAGTGGAGACGGTGTAAGAATCGAACCAATCATTGAAGAGGAAGAGGGACCACGTGAGCGACGGTTCTCCATCAGTTCTTACCAATCAAATCCTGATTTCGTTGGAAATGGATCCGCCTCATTAATTGTATCTGAAATAAACTCGGACGTATCCAGTGGAGAAAGCGGGATCGAGATCCGAGAGGGATCGGCCTAG
- the LOC139958457 gene encoding uncharacterized protein isoform X1 has product MGVHVCICACMGVCVSICVFIIDQQVVIWYCLVGDTLGGIPYAGMPAVEVVNRTKAGYRMPQPEGCPMDIYKVMAECWQESPQHRPNFSEIEYALEVILSHRAEISINRQQPSGNPDEAPYLPMVESDASNMIRRDSSLADKINLYDVLGTSADSAFHDLSSTSADSFTTDYQFAGDGVRIEPIIEEEEGPRERRFSISSYQSNPDFVGNGSASSIVSEINSDVSSGDGVRIEPIIEEEEGPRERRFSISSYQSNPDFVGNGSASLIVSEINSDVSSGESGIEIREGSA; this is encoded by the exons ATGGgtgtacatgtgtgtatatgtgcgTGTATGGGTGTTTGCGTGAGTATTTGTGTGTTCATTATTGACCAACAGGTGGTCATTTGGTATTGTCTTGTGGGAGATACCCTTGGGGGAATTCCCTATGCCGGAATGCCTGCTGTTGAAGTGGTCAATCGAACCAAGGCTGGTTACAGAATGCCTCAACCAGAAGGATGTCCAATGGATAT CTATAAAGTAATGGCCGAATGTTGGCAGGAATCGCCCCAACACAGACCAAACTTTTCTGAGATTGAATACGCGTTAGAAGTCATCCTTAGTCACCGAGCGGAAATAAGTATAAATCGGCAGCAACCATCAGGCAATCCAGACGAGGCTCCTTACTTACCAATGGTGGAAAGTGATGCCTCTAATATGATTCGAAGGGACTCTTCACTGGCTGATAAAATCAATTTG TACGACGTACTTGGTACAAGTGCAGACAGCGCGTTCCACGATTTGAGCAGTACGTCTGCGGATTCCTTCACGACGGATTATCAGTTCGCTGGAGACGGTGTAAGAATCGAACCAATCATTGAAGAGGAAGAGGGACCACGTGAGCGACGGTTCTCCATCAGTTCTTACCAATCAAATCCTGATTTCGTTGGAAATGGATCCGCCTCATCAATTGTGTCTGAAATAAACTCGGACGTATCCAGTGGAGACGGTGTAAGAATCGAACCAATCATTGAAGAGGAAGAGGGACCACGTGAGCGACGGTTCTCCATCAGTTCTTACCAATCAAATCCTGATTTCGTTGGAAATGGATCCGCCTCATTAATTGTATCTGAAATAAACTCGGACGTATCCAGTGGAGAAAGCGGGATCGAGATCCGAGAGGGATCGGCCTAG
- the LOC139958455 gene encoding uncharacterized protein produces MNIYPTGSHPARIYGLPKTHKCTNNNSFPTFRPIVSSIGTYNYNLAKFLSDLISPNICLDYCTQDSFSFVQEITSMDISDHYMVSYDVVSLFTNIPLSETVDIAIDAIMYNNPGIGIERRDLQKLFMFATSQTHFLFNGNYYDQVDGVAMGSPLAPVLANLFMGHLEKQFLNNSSAPFKPYHYRRYVDDIFCLFRNEGEAIDFLQFINTRHPNIKFTIEKQKDSTLPFLDVLVSNTGHCNTSVYHKPTYSGLLTNFFSFIPFSYKIGLIKTLVDRMYKVNNSWKGFDLDLKGLISTLGKNQFPSHLIDKVVKSYLQNKVSPKNIIDPVSHNTRFYKLPYIGNFSGHAQNKVRQLIKSHCTDIDVKLVFISFKVRNMCVVKDMIPSYLKSRVVYKFICTSCNACYIGETHRHLSTRISEHLKNR; encoded by the coding sequence ATGAACATTTACCCTACAGGATCTCATCCTGCCAGAATTTATGGACTGCCTAAAACTCACAAATGTACTAACAACAATTCATTTCCTACTTTTCGTCCTATTGTTTCAAGTATTGGtacttataattataatttggCAAAGTTTTTGAGTGATCTTATATCTCCCAACATTTGTCTCGATTATTGCACTCAggattctttctcttttgtccAGGAAATTACATCTATGGACATATCTGATCATTACATGGTATCATACGATGTAGTTAGTTTATTTACCAACATCCCACTTTCTGAAACTGTTGATATTGCAATCGATGCCATAATGTATAACAATCCAGGCATTGGTATTGAAAGGCGGGATCTCCAGAAACTATTCATGTTTGCTACCTCACAAACGCATTTTTTATTCAATGGTAATTACTATGATCAAGTGGACGGTGTGGCAATGGGTTCACCATTAGCACCGGTGTTGGCAAATCTCTTCATGGGTCATTTGGagaaacaatttctgaataatTCATCTGCCCCATTCAAACCTTATCACTACCGCAGATATGTTGACGATATTTTCTGTCTTTTCCGAAATGAGGGTGAAGCCATCGATTTCCTTCAATTTATCAATACTCGGCACCCTAACATAAAATTCACTATTGAGAAGCAAAAAGACAGTACGCTACCATTTTTGGATGTGCTTGTCAGCAACACTGGTCATTGCAATACTTCCGTTTATCATAAACCTACGTACTCAGGGTTACTAACCAattttttcagtttcattccGTTTTCTTACAAAATTGGTCTCATTAAAACGTTAGTGGATAGAATGTACAAGGTCAACAACTCTTGGAAAGGATTTGACCTCGACCTAAAAGGACTTATATCCACACTCGGCAAAAATCAGTTCCCCTCTCACTTAATTGACAAAGTTGTGAAATCGTATTTACAAAACAAGGTGTCACCGAAAAATATCATTGACCCGGTTTCTCACAATACCAGATTTTACAAGCTCCCGtacattggtaatttctctGGTCATGCTCAGAACAAAGTCAGACAGTTGATCAAATCGCATTGTACAGACATTGATGTCAAATTAGTGTTTATCTCATTTAAAGTTCGAAATATGTGTGTAGTAAAAGACATGATTCCATCATACCTTAAATCTCGTGTGGTCTATAAATTCATCTGCACAAGCTGTAATGCTTGTTATATAGGGGAAACCCATAGGCACCTTTCTACACGGATTTCTGAGCATTTAAAAAACCGATAA